A window from Mya arenaria isolate MELC-2E11 chromosome 9, ASM2691426v1 encodes these proteins:
- the LOC128246180 gene encoding uncharacterized protein LOC128246180 translates to MDAELEELESVYSNHFGRTPVSTPFASQELDESCEVDYEVDNDDIDTIGGILEGRVRDYNLQQEIVDEDTDSDGNGEAELDESDIEVAENCELTDIKKVCKDGCGCQRKYSQQLNVGNVYEHILNLREMDTNEKDMYIMAILQDGRATATTKKGKKRQRMRYTFKFNGSIVCRRTFHLCYDIGRSALQGLMAHMATNGIVPRTHGNTGRRPKHALTFDDVQRVVKFLLNYAEREGLPMPAATRGRDNIPPTYLPASETKLKTFKEYEKQAVDSVVPIRCVNLTAFKTIWSTCVPHIKIASPRDDVCATCEKIRKRVMDAVEEDDKKEAADAYSAHITKAQQERELYNDCICRSTETRHTAECERYHHFTFDFSQSVSLPHYYRPMGPLFFLSLRKISIFGFRIDGDPHQLNFIIDENETMGKDGSKSHGPDAVISMIDWALQNYGGQSTSCSIHADNCPGQNKNKYLVGYFMWRVMTEQHSTIEYLMQIPGHAKCLVDSGFGNVKRLYRRTDCKSLDQLEDVVNKSSYSNTAVRYPAWSWRNWKGFLGDHFKALNGIRKYQYFRFSSTEPGVVVVRTSRDAEEDTLNVLKDPAFRFETQARPDVVQAAGFSHPRQESLYKCVRPYVRPPYQDILCPIPNTL, encoded by the exons ATGGATGCAGAGTTGGAG gaGTTAGAGAGTGTGTACTCAAATCATTTTGGAAGAACGCCAGTTTCCACACCATTTGCATCACAAGAGTTAGACGAGTCGTGTGAAGTTGATTATGAAGTCGACAACGATGATATTGACACAATTGGCGGGATATTGGAAGGACGTGTGAGGGATTATAATTTGCAGCAAGAAATCGTAGATGAAGATACAGACAGCGATGGCAATGGAGAGGCTGAATTAGATGAAAGCGATATTGAAGTGGCTGAAAATTGTGAGCTTACAGATATAAAGAAAGTGTGTAAAGATGGATGTGGGTGTCAAAGGAAATATTCACAACAGCTTAATGTAGGAAATGTGTATGAACACATACTTAACTTAAGAGAAATGGACacaaatgaaaaagacatgTATATTATGGCCATCTTACAAGACGGCCGCGCCACGGCAACAACTAAGAAAGGAAAAAAGAGGCAACGGATGcgttatacatttaaatttaatgggTCCATTGTTTGCAGGAGAACATTTCACCTCTGCTATGACATAGGAAGAAGTGCCTTACAAGGTCTAATGGCGCACATGGCAACAAATGGGATCGTTCCAAGGACCCATGGAAATACTGGAAGACGGCCCAAGCACGCCCTAACGTTTGACGATGTGCAGCGCGTGGTAAAGTTTCTCCTGAACTATGCAGAACGTGAGGGGTTACCAATGCCTGCAGCTACAAGAGGGCGAGACAATATTCCACCAACTTATCTCCCTGCAAGCGAAACGAAACTGAAGACATTCAAGGAATATGAGAAACAGGCTGTAGATTCGGTGGTTCCCATTCGATGTGTGAATCTGACCGCCTTCAAGACAATTTGGTCGACATGTGTACCCCATATCAAAATCGCATCTCCGCGTGACGACGTCTGTGCTACATGCGAAAAAATCAGGAAACGCGTGATGGACGCTGTCGAGGAAGACGACAAAAAAGAAGCGGCGGATGCATACAGCGCTCATATAACGAAGGCACAACAG gAACGGGAGTTGTACAATGACTGTATTTGTCGCAGTACGGAGACGCGTCACACCGCTGAATGTGAGCGGTACCACCATTTCACGTTTGACTT ttcccAAAGTGTTAGCCTGCCGCATTACTACAGACCAATGGGGCCCTTATTCTTCTTGTCCCTTCGGAAGATCAGTATATTTGGATTCCGAATAGATGGCGACCCACACCAGCTGAATTTCATCATCGACGAGAACGAGACCATGGGGAAAGACGGTTCGAAATCACACGGACCAGATGCCGTCATTTCAATGATAGACTGGGCCCTTCAAAACTACGGCGGCCAATCAACGTCTTGCTCCATCCACGCCGATAATTGTCCag GTCAGAATAAGAATAAGTATCTCGTGGGCTACTTCATGTGGAGAGTCATGACCGAACAGCACAGTACCATTGAGTATCTTATGCAAATAC CAGGACATGCAAAATGCCTCGTGGATAGTGGGTTTGGAAATGTGAAGCGATTGTACAGGAGAACGGACTGTAAAAGCCTGGATCAGCTGGAGGACGTTGTGAATAAATCCTCATATTCTAACACAGCGGTTCGTTATCCAGCATGGTCTTGGAGAAACTGGAAAGGCTTCCTGGGCGATCATTTCAAAGCACTCAATGGAATAAG GAAGTACCAGTACTTTCGATTTTCGTCCACTGAGCCTGGTGTCGTTGTAGTAAGAACGTCGCGAGATGCAGAGGAGGACACGCTGAACGTTCTAAAGGATCCTGCCTTCCGGTTCGAGACCCAAGCCCGACCGGATGTTGTTCAAGCTGCAGGATTTAGCCATCCCCGACAagaatcattatataaatgcgTCCGACCATACGTTCGGCCTCCGTACCAGGACATTTTATGCCCCATACCAAACACTTTATAG